Sequence from the bacterium genome:
GGCGGCGCAGGACATGCCGGGGCGCGTGGTGGAGGAGGCCCTCGAGCCCGAGTTCCTCGACCGGATGAAGGCCGGCCCTCTGGCCGAAAAGCCGAAGACCTACGACTCCCGGGAGCGCGAGGTGGACCACGACATCGTCAACGTCGTCGGCGAGGCGGAGCTGGAACGCCTGCGCGCGCTGGGGTACCTACAGTGACCTTGAGAAAAGGCGTCAAAACCGCGTTGATTATGGGCGGCGCCGTCGCCGCCCTCGCTTTGGCCGTCTGGCTCACCGGCTATACCGAGGCGCCGTCGGAGCCCGGATGCGGCTACATCGTCCGCGGCGTCTCGGGGGAGTACCGGGCGGTGGGCGTCGGGGAGACGGTCTGGGTCTTCCCCATTTTCGGGGAGCTCACGCCCTACCGGCTGGGGAAAAACGTCCTCTCCAGCCCGGTGCAGCTCGAGGCCGCCGACGGCCCGCTCACCCTGGAGCTGGAGACGGAGCTGGACCTGGACCCGGCCGTCGCGCCCGGTTTCTACGGCCTCGTGGATGGAGACCCGGAATCTGGACTTGGCGGGCTGGCCGGACGATTATTAAGCGACACGGCGGGCGGTTTCACGACCGGTGAGCTCTGGTGGGGCCGCCGCGGCGAGTTCCGGGCCGCCGCCGAGGGTATTCTCCGAAAAGCCCTGACCGACGCCGTGCCGGGGCTGACGATTCACCGAATATCCTTCCCGGCGATTCTCGACGGAGCCCCGGAACCCCCCGCCGAACGCCGGCTGGTCATCCTGGGCGTGGACGCCCTGGACGACAAACTGCTCGCCGACTTCGCCGCCGAGGGCTGGCTGCCGAACTTCTCCCGCCTCCTCGACGGCGGATGTTTATCCGTCCTGCGCTCCGAGGCGCCCTACTTCTCCCCCGTAATCTGGACCACCATCGCCACGGGGCTGTCGCCCGCGGAGCACGGGCTGACGGACTTCACCCTCCCGACGGACGACGGCGGCCGCCGTCCGATCACCGCCGGGGACCGCCTGGCGCCCACCTTCTGGGAGATAGTCGCCGCCAAGGGGCTGCCCCCGATCACGGTCAACTGGTTCGCCACCTGGCCGGCCCGGGAGATGCCGGTCGGGGTAACGCTGACCAGCTACGCCTGGGAGCCGCGCTTCACGCGGGTTTACACGCCGCTCACCGATTTCACAAAAATTCCCCGGCGGACCTGGCCCGAGGGAATCATGGCGGAGGTGGACCCGGCCGTCGCCTCCCGCCCGTACATCGACGAGGACGACTACCCGGACGCCGGGCGCCTGGAAACGGTGGAGCGTGGGAGCGGCACCCCTCTGGTCCACTACCTCACCCGGGACGCGCTTACCGCAAACGCCCTGTTGTACCTGATGGGCACGCGGAACTGGAGAGTCGCGTCCTGCTACCTCGAGGCGGGCGACGTGGCCTGCCACCTCCTGTGGCCCGCACACGCCCTCTGGTGGGAACGCCTGAGCGGGGATCCGGCCCTCGTCCCCCCCCGGACCCCGGAGTACCTGGAAAAGGCGGAGGCGAACGGGTGGGGCACCCTCATTCGGGATTTCTACGTCTGGGCGGATAGATTCGTCGGCGCGGTGCTGGAAAAGCTCCAACCGGGCGACATCCTGATAGTCCTCTCCGATCACGGCTTCGCCAGCGCCTACCCGCCGGAGGACGTCCCCGTCGGCGGCGGCGCCGTTGGGCGCATGTCTTACTGGC
This genomic interval carries:
- a CDS encoding alkaline phosphatase family protein; the encoded protein is MRKGVKTALIMGGAVAALALAVWLTGYTEAPSEPGCGYIVRGVSGEYRAVGVGETVWVFPIFGELTPYRLGKNVLSSPVQLEAADGPLTLELETELDLDPAVAPGFYGLVDGDPESGLGGLAGRLLSDTAGGFTTGELWWGRRGEFRAAAEGILRKALTDAVPGLTIHRISFPAILDGAPEPPAERRLVILGVDALDDKLLADFAAEGWLPNFSRLLDGGCLSVLRSEAPYFSPVIWTTIATGLSPAEHGLTDFTLPTDDGGRRPITAGDRLAPTFWEIVAAKGLPPITVNWFATWPAREMPVGVTLTSYAWEPRFTRVYTPLTDFTKIPRRTWPEGIMAEVDPAVASRPYIDEDDYPDAGRLETVERGSGTPLVHYLTRDALTANALLYLMGTRNWRVASCYLEAGDVACHLLWPAHALWWERLSGDPALVPPRTPEYLEKAEANGWGTLIRDFYVWADRFVGAVLEKLQPGDILIVLSDHGFASAYPPEDVPVGGGAVGRMSYWHDPTGVLILYGEGVRQGEKGPEASVYDVCPTVLALLGIPPAGDMPGRTLTGALEPVLAASLERGPLSHIVPTYGREKPTGADLTPDLSETELERLRAIGYLQ